A part of Pseudomonas sp. HR96 genomic DNA contains:
- a CDS encoding type II toxin-antitoxin system VapC family toxin — protein sequence MIVLDTNVLSEALRPQPAIAVVDWLNAQEAATLYISSVTVAEMLFGVAVLPEGQRKDNLGLAIKGLLGLFEGRVLPFDTDAASHHAKLAVLARANGRGFPTPDGYIAATAAARGYAIASRGTAPYRAAGLEVIDPWC from the coding sequence ATGATTGTTCTGGATACCAATGTTCTAAGCGAAGCACTTCGACCCCAGCCCGCTATTGCTGTAGTCGACTGGCTCAATGCCCAGGAGGCTGCGACGCTGTACATCTCGAGTGTGACGGTCGCCGAGATGTTGTTTGGCGTCGCCGTTCTGCCCGAAGGTCAGCGCAAGGACAACCTTGGTCTGGCGATAAAAGGGCTGCTGGGGTTGTTCGAGGGAAGGGTCCTGCCGTTTGACACCGATGCCGCGTCCCATCACGCCAAGCTCGCTGTTCTGGCACGCGCCAACGGTCGGGGATTTCCAACGCCGGATGGCTATATAGCCGCCACGGCGGCGGCACGCGGCTATGCCATCGCTTCCCGGGGCACGGCCCCGTACAGGGCAGCGGGGCTAGAGGTGATCGACCCTTGGTGCTGA
- a CDS encoding FitA-like ribbon-helix-helix domain-containing protein produces MIAINESKGAYLMATLTVRNLPDEVHRALRLRAAEHGRSTEAEVRDILTTAVRPQARLKLGDALTALGRSFDLDEEDVQALTQARDTEPAEPMRFE; encoded by the coding sequence ATGATTGCTATCAATGAAAGCAAAGGTGCTTACCTGATGGCGACTCTCACAGTGCGAAATCTGCCCGATGAAGTACACCGTGCCCTGCGACTAAGGGCTGCCGAACATGGTCGCAGCACCGAGGCGGAGGTCAGAGACATCCTGACGACGGCGGTGCGTCCGCAGGCGCGACTGAAACTGGGCGACGCATTGACGGCCCTGGGTCGCAGCTTCGATCTTGATGAGGAAGATGTCCAAGCACTGACGCAGGCGCGGGACACCGAGCCCGCCGAGCCCATGAGGTTTGAATGA
- a CDS encoding mechanosensitive ion channel family protein: protein MMISHGWQQVQQLLSALDQQPWLAAGLSLALLLLCAWLAGKVARATLLRVTQALSAQAALHWLDDLLQHRVIHRLGQTVPSLVLQFGLRGIPQLAPGTATVLGNVALALTVLFLLLATSALLDALLAIYSRTEHARTRSIKGYVQLARMVLFVFGGIIVVATLIDRSPLLLLSGLGAMSAVILLVYKDTLLSFVASVQLTSNDMLRVGDWIEMPQVGADGDVVDITLHTVKVQNFDKTIVSIPTWRLMAESFKNWRGMQQSGGRRIKRSLFIDASSIAFLDPAQQAHLGQVHLLGDYLQRKQLELHSWNEPRGELAANRRQMTNIGTLRAFTLAYLKNHPDIQPSMTCMVRQLQPTAQGVPLEIYCFTRTTDWAEYERVQGDIFDYLLALVPDFGLAVYQQPSGGDMRVALAGQVRGQTTALFSHCTNESTAS, encoded by the coding sequence ATGATGATTTCCCACGGCTGGCAACAGGTGCAGCAACTGTTGAGCGCCCTCGACCAACAACCCTGGCTGGCCGCCGGCCTGAGCCTGGCCCTGCTGTTGCTGTGCGCGTGGCTCGCCGGCAAGGTGGCCCGCGCCACCCTGTTGCGGGTGACCCAAGCCCTCAGTGCTCAAGCCGCGCTGCACTGGCTCGACGACCTGTTGCAGCACCGGGTCATCCATCGCCTGGGGCAAACCGTGCCGTCGCTGGTGCTGCAGTTCGGCCTGCGCGGTATCCCGCAGCTGGCACCCGGCACCGCCACGGTGCTGGGCAACGTGGCGCTGGCATTGACCGTACTGTTTCTGCTGCTGGCGACCAGCGCCCTGCTCGACGCGCTGTTGGCCATCTATTCGCGCACCGAACACGCCCGCACCCGCTCGATCAAGGGCTACGTGCAGCTGGCGCGCATGGTGCTGTTCGTCTTCGGCGGCATCATCGTCGTCGCCACCCTGATCGACCGCTCGCCGTTGCTGCTGCTGTCGGGCCTTGGGGCCATGTCGGCGGTGATCCTGCTGGTGTACAAGGACACACTGTTGTCCTTCGTCGCCAGCGTGCAGCTGACCAGCAACGATATGTTGCGGGTCGGCGACTGGATCGAAATGCCCCAGGTCGGCGCTGATGGCGATGTGGTGGATATCACCTTGCACACCGTCAAGGTGCAGAATTTCGACAAGACCATCGTCTCCATTCCCACCTGGCGTCTGATGGCCGAGTCCTTCAAGAACTGGCGCGGCATGCAACAATCAGGCGGCCGGCGCATCAAGCGCAGCCTGTTTATCGACGCCAGCAGCATCGCCTTCCTCGACCCGGCGCAACAGGCCCACCTGGGCCAGGTGCACCTGCTGGGCGACTACCTGCAGCGCAAGCAACTCGAACTGCACAGCTGGAACGAGCCGCGCGGCGAGCTCGCCGCCAACCGCCGGCAGATGACCAACATCGGCACCCTGCGTGCCTTCACGCTGGCCTACCTGAAAAACCACCCTGACATCCAGCCGAGCATGACCTGCATGGTCCGTCAGCTGCAACCCACCGCCCAGGGTGTACCGCTGGAAATCTACTGCTTTACCCGCACCACCGACTGGGCAGAGTACGAACGGGTGCAGGGCGACATTTTCGACTACCTACTGGCGCTGGTCCCGGATTTCGGCCTGGCGGTGTATCAACAGCCGAGTGGCGGGGATATGCGCGTGGCTCTGGCGGGTCAGGTTCGCGGCCAGACGACGGCACTCTTCAGCCATTGCACTAATGAAAGCACTGCATCATGA
- a CDS encoding DEAD/DEAH box helicase encodes MFSQFALHERLLKAVAELKFVEPTPVQTAAIPLALQGRDLRVTAQTGSGKTAAFVLPMLNRLIGPAKVRVDIRALILLPTRELAQQTLKEVERFSQFTFIKAGLITGGEDFKVQAAMLRKVPDILIGTPGRLIEQLNAGNLDLKHVELIVLDEADRMLDMGFSEDVQRLVEECPNRQQTLLFSATTGGAGLREMIAKVLKDPEHLLINSVSQLAEGTRQQIIPADHNVHKEQILNWLVANETYQKAIIFTNTRAMADRLYGRLVAQDYKVFVLHGDKDQKDRKLAIDRLKQGGVKILVATDVAARGLDVEGLDMVINFEMPRSGDEYVHRIGRTGRAGNEGLAISLISHGDWNLMSSIERYLKQTFERRVIKEVKGSYNGPKKVKASGKAVGVKKKKTDPKKGDKKAVAKGPTKRKTVNRPKADAPSLVSGDGLAPLRKRKPAAPAGE; translated from the coding sequence GTGTTTTCCCAATTCGCCCTGCACGAACGCCTGCTCAAAGCCGTGGCCGAGCTTAAATTTGTCGAGCCTACGCCGGTGCAGACGGCGGCCATTCCGTTGGCCCTGCAGGGCCGCGACCTGCGGGTGACGGCGCAGACCGGCAGTGGCAAGACCGCCGCCTTCGTCCTGCCGATGCTCAACCGCCTGATCGGCCCAGCCAAGGTTCGCGTCGACATCCGCGCGCTGATCCTGCTGCCGACCCGCGAACTGGCCCAGCAGACCCTCAAGGAAGTCGAGCGCTTCTCGCAGTTCACCTTTATCAAGGCCGGGCTGATCACCGGCGGCGAAGACTTCAAGGTGCAAGCTGCGATGCTGCGCAAGGTGCCGGACATCCTGATCGGCACCCCGGGCCGCCTGATCGAGCAGCTCAATGCCGGCAACCTGGACCTCAAGCACGTCGAGCTGATCGTGCTGGACGAAGCCGATCGCATGCTCGACATGGGTTTCTCGGAAGACGTCCAGCGCCTGGTCGAAGAGTGCCCGAATCGCCAGCAGACCCTGCTGTTCTCGGCCACCACCGGCGGTGCAGGCCTGCGCGAGATGATCGCCAAGGTGCTCAAGGACCCCGAGCACCTGCTGATCAACAGCGTCAGCCAGCTCGCCGAAGGCACCCGCCAGCAGATCATTCCGGCTGACCACAACGTGCACAAGGAGCAGATCCTCAACTGGCTGGTGGCCAACGAGACCTACCAGAAGGCGATCATCTTCACCAACACCCGGGCCATGGCCGACCGCCTGTACGGTCGCCTGGTGGCCCAGGACTACAAGGTGTTCGTGCTGCACGGCGACAAGGACCAGAAGGACCGCAAGCTGGCCATCGACCGCCTCAAGCAGGGTGGCGTGAAGATCCTCGTGGCCACCGACGTCGCCGCCCGCGGCCTGGACGTCGAGGGCCTGGACATGGTGATCAACTTCGAGATGCCGCGCAGCGGCGACGAATACGTGCACCGCATCGGCCGCACCGGTCGTGCCGGCAACGAAGGCCTGGCCATCTCGCTGATTTCCCATGGCGACTGGAACCTGATGTCGAGCATCGAGCGCTACCTCAAGCAGACCTTCGAGCGCCGAGTGATCAAGGAAGTCAAAGGCAGCTACAACGGGCCGAAGAAGGTCAAGGCCTCCGGCAAGGCTGTGGGAGTCAAAAAGAAGAAAACCGATCCGAAGAAGGGCGACAAGAAGGCCGTGGCCAAGGGCCCGACCAAGCGCAAGACCGTCAACCGGCCGAAAGCCGACGCACCGTCGCTGGTCAGCGGCGACGGCCTGGCCCCGCTGCGCAAGCGCAAGCCTGCCGCACCGGCTGGCGAATAA
- a CDS encoding transcriptional regulator, with protein MDTPKKYNWDLIERLLHEVQNGADHSFTPRPYAEQHAAAQAAQGASVGDLDRLKADASEYEKLLLERGFIEPRPEGEGGNGENFVLTLRGSSLLSLLDSSIPGNDHPRQVLDEQPDALAPATFDQVASKAQIAGGSI; from the coding sequence ATGGATACCCCGAAAAAATACAATTGGGACCTGATCGAGCGTCTGTTGCACGAGGTGCAGAACGGTGCCGACCACAGTTTCACCCCGCGCCCCTATGCCGAGCAGCACGCTGCTGCGCAGGCCGCTCAGGGCGCCAGCGTCGGCGATCTGGATCGGCTCAAGGCCGATGCCAGCGAATACGAGAAGCTGTTGCTGGAGCGCGGCTTCATCGAGCCGCGCCCGGAGGGCGAGGGCGGCAATGGCGAGAATTTCGTCCTGACGCTGCGCGGTTCGAGCCTGTTGAGCCTGCTCGACAGCAGCATCCCGGGCAACGATCACCCGCGTCAGGTGCTCGATGAACAGCCGGACGCGCTGGCTCCCGCCACCTTCGACCAGGTGGCGAGCAAGGCGCAGATTGCCGGAGGCAGTATCTAG
- a CDS encoding NCS1 family nucleobase:cation symporter-1, which translates to MTEQLPKGYSPRLYNADLGPVPQTWSWYNIFAFWMSDVHSVGGYVFAASLFALGLASWQVLIALLAGICIVQLIANLVARPSQQAAVPFPVVCRLAFGVFGANIPAVIRGLIAVAWYGVQTYLASSALIIVVLRFFPGMEIYTHMTFAGLSYLGWFGFLALWVLQAAVFWTGMDSIRRFIDWAGPVVYAVMFLLAAWIVWKAGWNNISFTLSEKSLSGWQAFSQIIIATALVVSYFSGPTLNFGDFSRYCRSMSDVRRGNFWGLPVNFLAFSLVTVVIVSGTLPVFGEMLHDPIATVARIDNSVAVLLGAFAFVTATIGINIVANFVSPAFDFANVSPSRISWRAGGMIAAVASVFITPWNLFNNPAVIHYTLDVLAAFIGPLFGILLVDYYLIKQRQVDVPALFDDSPSGRYYYTKGFNRTAIYALIPATLMGVAITFIPWLQVLANFAWFTGCGLGALFYLGLAWRERSRYRAPLAAVGV; encoded by the coding sequence ATGACCGAGCAATTGCCCAAGGGGTACAGCCCACGCCTGTACAACGCGGACCTGGGGCCCGTGCCGCAGACCTGGAGTTGGTACAACATTTTCGCCTTCTGGATGAGCGACGTGCACAGCGTCGGTGGCTATGTGTTCGCCGCCAGCCTGTTTGCCCTCGGGCTGGCCAGCTGGCAGGTATTGATCGCCTTGCTGGCGGGGATCTGTATCGTGCAGCTGATCGCCAACCTGGTCGCCCGTCCCAGCCAGCAGGCGGCGGTGCCGTTCCCGGTGGTCTGCCGGCTGGCCTTTGGCGTGTTCGGCGCCAACATTCCCGCCGTGATTCGCGGCCTCATCGCCGTGGCCTGGTACGGCGTGCAGACCTACCTGGCCTCCAGCGCGCTGATCATCGTGGTGCTGCGCTTCTTCCCCGGCATGGAAATCTACACCCACATGACCTTTGCCGGCCTGTCGTACCTGGGCTGGTTCGGCTTCCTCGCCCTCTGGGTGTTGCAAGCGGCGGTATTCTGGACCGGCATGGATTCGATCAGACGCTTCATCGACTGGGCAGGCCCCGTGGTGTACGCGGTGATGTTCCTGCTGGCGGCATGGATCGTCTGGAAAGCCGGCTGGAACAACATCAGCTTCACCTTGTCGGAAAAATCCTTGAGCGGCTGGCAGGCGTTCAGCCAGATCATCATCGCCACGGCGCTGGTGGTGTCGTACTTTTCCGGGCCGACGCTGAATTTCGGCGATTTCAGCCGCTATTGCCGGAGCATGAGCGACGTGCGCCGCGGCAATTTCTGGGGCCTGCCGGTGAATTTTCTGGCGTTCTCGCTGGTGACCGTGGTCATCGTCTCGGGCACCTTGCCTGTGTTCGGTGAAATGCTGCACGACCCGATCGCCACCGTGGCGCGCATCGATAACAGTGTGGCGGTGCTGCTAGGTGCCTTTGCCTTTGTCACAGCGACCATCGGCATCAACATCGTCGCCAATTTCGTCTCCCCGGCCTTCGACTTCGCCAACGTGTCGCCTAGCCGGATCAGCTGGCGCGCCGGCGGCATGATCGCCGCCGTGGCTTCGGTGTTCATCACGCCATGGAACCTGTTCAACAACCCGGCGGTGATCCACTACACCCTCGACGTGCTGGCAGCGTTCATCGGCCCGCTGTTCGGCATCCTGCTGGTGGATTACTACCTGATCAAGCAACGCCAGGTCGACGTGCCGGCGCTGTTCGACGACAGCCCGTCGGGTCGCTATTACTACACCAAGGGGTTCAACCGCACGGCGATCTATGCGCTGATTCCGGCCACCCTGATGGGCGTGGCGATCACCTTCATTCCCTGGTTGCAGGTGCTGGCCAATTTCGCCTGGTTCACCGGATGCGGCCTGGGAGCCTTGTTTTACCTGGGTCTGGCCTGGCGCGAGCGCAGCCGCTACCGAGCGCCGCTGGCCGCAGTCGGGGTCTGA
- a CDS encoding PA1414 family protein, whose protein sequence is MKSDLFSSGQLYNWLHDLAVALGLIPPPLQPVPIPTEDDRRRQKPRR, encoded by the coding sequence ATGAAATCCGACCTGTTTTCTTCCGGCCAACTGTACAACTGGCTTCATGACCTGGCTGTCGCGCTTGGCTTGATCCCACCGCCGCTGCAACCTGTGCCCATCCCCACCGAAGATGACCGCCGGCGGCAGAAGCCGCGGCGCTGA